The Streptomyces sp. WZ-12 genome segment TCGGTGCCATGTCTGACTGTTGACGAGGTAGCAGTCACCAGTCTGCGCCCGGAGCGACACCGGTTCCCATCCGGCTGGAAGGTCCGGAGAGCGTTCTGGCCGGCGACCGGAGAGGTGACTTCCGGGTGCCACCTGCGTAGGGCCAAATGCGTCCGTGGGGACGTCGCTGAGCGCGATCATCACGTTGAGACTGTAGACAGGCACGTGCTTCGGGTCGATGTTGAGATCAGCGAAGAACGGGAAGAACAAGGCGTCATCAATGTGCCAATTCACGATTCCGCGACCTGTGGGAGTCCTCAGAACGTTCTGCGAAATCACATGACAGTCGTCACCGAGAAGCGCTTCAACGACTTGGATGACGGGTTCGAGTGCCAGCACGTCGCGGAAGGCCGTACCGAACTCGAAGGCGCGCATGAGGCTCACCCCGCCACGCAGGGTGTCACGGTCGGGTGGGTCAGCCACGCATGCTCGGTAGCGGCCCTCGGCAAGATTCCGCATCAGTTTCACCTGATCAGGCGGAAGGACGGAGCGGAACACGGTGAACCCCTGTTGCCGGAACTCTTCGGCGTGAAGATCCAAGGTGTTCACTCCGCCCTCCTTCAACTCCTGGGCCCATTGCGCCTACCGGTAGTTCTCTTCGGGTACGAAGGGTTGGACGTGATCGGCGCCGACCCAAATCCGGTTACTGAAGTCCTCGTAGTGCTCGGGATGCAGCAGGAACGCGTGCCACACCATGTCTACGGGGCCGGACGGGGCATTACTCTCTTTCGGGTAGATCATCGAGAGAGCAACGAACTGGCGGAACTCCTCAATGAGGGGAATGACGTAGGTGGCGAAGAAGTAGTCGCGGAACTTCACCGCCTTTTCGTCATCGACGCCTTCGAAGTCCCCCTCGGATGGGTTGAAGGTCAGCCATTGCTTCATGACCTCCGCGCCCCAGTTGCGGCAGTGCTTATCCCATTGACCGAACCAGAGCAACATTGGTAGCACTTGCTCATTGTCGAACAGTCGGCCATCCCGTAGGAGTCGACGGGGGCTCAACCCGAGCAGGAGAAAGCCTAGGTCGTACCCTTCCAGGAGCTTGAGTCGGTCCCGTATCTCGTCGCTGATGTTTGGCTTCGCAGCGACGCAGGGGCCAACGAGACTGTCCTTTGGAGCGATGAGCGTGATCTTGTTCACCGGTTACGACGCAACCGCAGGGGCGACGCTGTAGCACTTGGAACATGTCTGGTCGTTTTCCGGCCAGAACCGGTCACTGCGGGCGCCGAAGACCGCCTCTATCCGGGCCTTTGTCTCCTTGTAGACCGGCGCAAACGCGTCGCCCGTCTGTTCGTTCGCGGGAACGTGACCTCGCATGGATTTCCGCCCTTCTTCTCTCGGAGAGATCTTGCGTACCGGGGAAGGCTAGGTGCCACCGGACCGCCCCGTGAGGGGCTTTCAGGACAAGTCGAGTCGGCTCTTCGCCCACTCCCACGCCGCCTGAGCTGTCCGTTTCTGCAACGCACGCAGGTGCGGGAGTCCCGGCATAGGGGCCGCCCTGCTGCATGCCTCCCAATGCCCGGCCAGGGCGACGACGAGAGAGGTGACAGCTTCCTCCGGTACGTCGCCCAGCAGAGGGGCGACGACGGCTTCCGCGCTCTTGGGGCTGTGACCAGCCAGCACCAGGTGAGGTACCAGAAACACCCCTTCAAGCCAGGAAGCCCCTTGCCGAGAGCAGGACCAGTCAATGAGCACAGGGCCGGAGGAACGCTTGAGGATGTTGTCTGGCCGCGTGTCGAGGTGTACCAGCGTGTCACCGACTGCGTGCTTCTCCCATGTTCGTTCAATCGCGATCAGCCTCGGCAGGTTCTCGACCATGAGCGGGTCCAGATCCGGGGGCATCTCCTCCTCAAGCTCTTGCCAGCACGCCAGGGCTCGCCCCATGAGATCAACTACCTGCGGTGCGTCCGGAAGAGGACAAGGTGATAGCACGCCGGCCAGATGCCCGAGGGTGGCCACTAGGTCCGATACGTCTGGTGACCCGGGCGACAGGTCGACGTGACCACCGCCGATGTCCTCCGTGCACAGCAGTACCCAGCCAACTCCGCCGGAGGGAAGGGACGACCACAACAAATGGGGAAATGGGCCCTCCGGAAGGGCCGCTGTCAGATATGTCTCCGTCGCGTACACCCGCTCAAGCGCGTGGCCAGCTGGCACGCCCTTCACGAAAACACGGCGGCCGTCGTCCAGCTCTAGCCGGCACGCCATCCCCTCCGTGTAACCGCCGCTGACCGTCTGAGCGTTGGCCACCTTCGCTTCGAGACGCTTCTCGATGTAGTCACGTACAGGGGCTGGAACGGCTTCCCAGTCGGGCCGGACCGTGGTGAGTGAGGTCATAGTCAGCAACCGTAGAGACCTGCGTCGTGAGCGTCGGGCGGATTGCTCAATGATCACCCAGACGACTCCCACGGCTGAAGGCCAGCCTCACCGCCGTCGACACCGCTCACGAGCGCCCGCACCTTCGGTGGGGGCAGCGGAAGTCTGCTGCCGGGCATCCGCATTGGGATTTCCAGCCACCGGCTTGGCTGCATCTGACTGCCCAACGTTCGCAATAACGGCGAAATGGGGCGCAGGTTGACGGTCGCCAATCGGGCACGAGCACTGTCAGAGGTACAAGGTAGGTTCGTGCTGGACCTGAAGGCATGCTGCTTGGGGGGATTCGTGGCCGCTTCTGGCTTCGACGTCGACACAGACCAACTGAAGAATGAAGCACCGAAGTTCGGCAGAGAGTCAGCCGCTTTGGCGAAGGCGATAGAGAAGCTGAAGCACTCACTCGATGGCCTCGGCGAGCCATGGGGAAACGACGAACAAGGGCAGAAGTTCGAGGGTGTTTACAGCCCGCATCGCGCCCAAATCGAGCGCGCCGCCCATGCGTTGGTGAAGGGCCTGGAGAGCATTCACACGTCCATGAGCGACATGGCAGATAACCACGAGGAAACGGATCGCTCCAACGCCTCTGGTCTCAAGTCGCAAGGGGGTGGTGCGCATTGAGTGCTGCGGACAAGGCCAAGGAGATCGTTCAGGATCTCACCGGCATGTGGTGGCCGAAGGGTGATGAAGACGAACTTCGAGAAGCCGCTCGCGCCTGGCGGACATTTGCTGATGACGTCAAGGACATCACCTCTGCGACGCACAAGTCCGCGCAGGACGTCATCGACAACAACAAGGGTAAGTCCATTGAGGCGTTCGGCGAGTTCTGGCGCAAGTACCACGGCGGGGGCAAGGGGTACCTGGATGATCTCGCCTCCGCTGCGGAGGACATGGCCAAGGCCCTAGACAAGTTCGCCGACCAGATCGCCACAGCGAAGAAGAAGATCGAGCACGAACTGGAGATCGCGGGCGCGGTCCTGGTCGCCGGTACAGCCCTGGCCGTCTTTACCGGCGGAATCAGTGAGGTCGCCGCCGCAGGCGCGACCGCGACGCTTGAGGCGGCTGCGGCCGCTGCGGGCGTTGCCGTCTCTGCCACCATCACCGAGATCGCCGGCACCGTCCTGGCCACCGCGGCGATCGGCGGCATCGAGGCCATCACGGTGGACGTGGTCGTCGCCCAAGGCGGTAGGAATCTGCTCGGTGACCAGCACGGGATCAATCTCGCAGAGGCCAAGGATTCCGCTGTCTCCGGCGTGCTTTTGGGTGGTGCTGTCGGCGGAGCAGCACGTGGCATCAAGGCCGTGGCCGACGCTGGCGGCGTCAAGAACGTCCTCGGCGGAATGAAGCTGGAGGGCTTGGACAACCTCACCAACCCACTGGCCGGCCCGCGCGTAGCGATGGCAAGCGAAGGTCCCGTCGGCCCGACTGGGCAGCCCCTGATGCGCAACGCCGACGGAGGCGGCGGGGGTGGGGGAGGCCGCGCTTCATGGCCAGCAGGAGAGCATGTCCCGGGGCCCGCACGAGGTAAAACGATCAAGGCTCCAGCCGATCGGCATTTCTGGGGTGGGGTCAAACGTGGGCCAGCAAAGGACAGCAACACTGTGGTGCTGCCAGGATATAACCAGGCAGTCAAGGACGACATCGGTGAGATCGCATCTGGTAAGGCAGCGTGGAACCAAAAGACGCAGGCGTATGACATCAACGGCCGCTCGTACAAGGTCGAGTCATCCGGTACCGTATTCCCCGTATCAGGGTCCGGCCTTGTCAACCTGAGCCGTGCTGAATATGGCGCCTTGGGCGCCATTATGCGAGCCGACGGCGACTTGACCCAGTGCGAGAAGTTCTTCGCCAACGCCAAACAATTCAAGGACGAACCTCACGCCGTCCAGGTGGCGATCGATCTATACAGGACGTACCAACTATGATGTGCACCCTACTGACGACCGGTAACGGAGTCCTCGAACGTATCGCTCCAGTTCTGGCCCGCTTCTTTGGAACCGTTGCGGACGACGTCGATGTCTGCGATGCGTGGGATCTCGAAAATCGTAACTGGGATGCCTCGATTAGTTGCGAGTACATGGCGCTCGGTGGCGAACTCAGCTGGTCTCTCGCCATCGCCACCGATGACACACCTCATCTGTCTGAAGAAGATCTCGCGTTGACAGTAGCGCGCGAGTTGGGAATCGTCGTCATCTTCGCTTCCGACTACAAAGACATCTCGTGGATCGATCGCGCCGCGACGCCCGCAGGTGAGGTGTGCTACGTCAACACCGAACAGGAAGAGGCTGAGCCTCCCCGGTGGAGAGTGGCGGTCTCCGAGATCAACATCCCCGAATTCCCCAACGCGGAAGTCCGCCGCATCCCAGAAATCATCAAGCAACTTCAACTGCCAACCCCCATCACCGATTCCTGCATGCCCAAGGAACACCCGCAGCCAGAAATCTTCTATCCACTGCTCAACTGGGAACGGCTTACGGTCCGCATGAAGATGGACTGGCCCCCATCGGCCTGGTACCCAGCCTCCATGTACGTGGAGGACCTGGAACTACGCGACCAGCTCGACGACGTGATCGCGCAACTGCCTCCGGCGGACCAACAGCCGGTCAGAGAAGCCGTGGAGCAGGTAGACCAGATGTATCGCGCTCTCACTCACGATGACGGCGGCAGAAATTTGGCCGAGGCAACAAAGGCGCCAATCACCGACCGTCCGTGGTACTGGTACAGGCGCCCGCTTAACCCCCCGTGGGACAACCCCGGCAAGCAGCCGCTGCGCTGACACGAAGTGCCCCGCCTCCGAACTATTCGGAGGCGGGGCACTTCGGTGCTGGAAAGCTCAGCTCCTCGACGAGACTTGACCCAATCTCTTCGATGGCACACAGCTCAAAACGAAAATCCGCGACTGAATTCTGGGCACCCTGCGAGACTTCTTCCACGACACCCCGGGCTTTGAGCAATAGGCCGGCGTATGGCCGGCGACGTCTAGGAGCGGTATGCGGACAACGGCTCGCCGACGTCGACCAACATGCTCTCGTCCACGCCATGCTCAAGCCAGAGTCGCATGAGGGATGAAGCGAACAAGAGCCCACCATCCATGAAGAACTCGTTCGCATCAATCACTAGGTAAGGCACCTTCCATTTC includes the following:
- a CDS encoding phytanoyl-CoA dioxygenase family protein → MNTLDLHAEEFRQQGFTVFRSVLPPDQVKLMRNLAEGRYRACVADPPDRDTLRGGVSLMRAFEFGTAFRDVLALEPVIQVVEALLGDDCHVISQNVLRTPTGRGIVNWHIDDALFFPFFADLNIDPKHVPVYSLNVMIALSDVPTDAFGPTQVAPGSHLSGRRPERSPDLPAGWEPVSLRAQTGDCYLVNSQTWHRGAQNETGRTRYVLTTAYGRRFISQRFYPFINYTMPPHVLSGAGSRIERLLGAHDKGPYG
- a CDS encoding phosphotransferase, whose translation is MTSLTTVRPDWEAVPAPVRDYIEKRLEAKVANAQTVSGGYTEGMACRLELDDGRRVFVKGVPAGHALERVYATETYLTAALPEGPFPHLLWSSLPSGGVGWVLLCTEDIGGGHVDLSPGSPDVSDLVATLGHLAGVLSPCPLPDAPQVVDLMGRALACWQELEEEMPPDLDPLMVENLPRLIAIERTWEKHAVGDTLVHLDTRPDNILKRSSGPVLIDWSCSRQGASWLEGVFLVPHLVLAGHSPKSAEAVVAPLLGDVPEEAVTSLVVALAGHWEACSRAAPMPGLPHLRALQKRTAQAAWEWAKSRLDLS
- a CDS encoding WXG100 family type VII secretion target translates to MLDLKACCLGGFVAASGFDVDTDQLKNEAPKFGRESAALAKAIEKLKHSLDGLGEPWGNDEQGQKFEGVYSPHRAQIERAAHALVKGLESIHTSMSDMADNHEETDRSNASGLKSQGGGAH
- a CDS encoding WXG100 family type VII secretion target produces the protein MSAADKAKEIVQDLTGMWWPKGDEDELREAARAWRTFADDVKDITSATHKSAQDVIDNNKGKSIEAFGEFWRKYHGGGKGYLDDLASAAEDMAKALDKFADQIATAKKKIEHELEIAGAVLVAGTALAVFTGGISEVAAAGATATLEAAAAAAGVAVSATITEIAGTVLATAAIGGIEAITVDVVVAQGGRNLLGDQHGINLAEAKDSAVSGVLLGGAVGGAARGIKAVADAGGVKNVLGGMKLEGLDNLTNPLAGPRVAMASEGPVGPTGQPLMRNADGGGGGGGGRASWPAGEHVPGPARGKTIKAPADRHFWGGVKRGPAKDSNTVVLPGYNQAVKDDIGEIASGKAAWNQKTQAYDINGRSYKVESSGTVFPVSGSGLVNLSRAEYGALGAIMRADGDLTQCEKFFANAKQFKDEPHAVQVAIDLYRTYQL